From the Kribbella sp. CA-293567 genome, the window CATGGTCTCGGCGATCGACTTCCCGATGGTCATCCGCGGATCGAGCGACTGATAGGGATCCTGGAAGACCATCTGCACTGACCGTCGCACCCCAGCCCGTACGTCGATCGGTTGCCCGTCGAGGGTGATCCGGCCGGCCGAGATCGGGGCCAGCCCGACCGCGGCGCGGGCCAGCGTCGATTTGCCGGAACCGGATTCACCGACCAGTCCGACGATCTCGCCCGACGGCACAGTCAGGCTGACGTCGTCGACCGCGGTCAGACGGTGGCGGCCGTGGCCGTAGCGGATGGTGACGGATTGGAAGCGCAGTTCAGGCATCAGGACCCCTGAGTGGCGAGAGCCAGGTCGTGGGCGTGCCAGCAGGCGACGCGTCCGCCGTCGGACGACGTCTCCAACGGCGGCTCGACCTGGCGGCAGTGGTCGTCGGCCAGCGGGCAGCGCGGTGCGAAAGCGCAACCGGCCGAGACCTCCGCCAGGTCTGGCATCCGCCCCGGGATGACCGCGAGCGGTTCCTCCAACGACGTCTGCATAGTCGGTACCGCCGCCACCAGGGCTCGCGTGTACGGGTGCCGCGCCTGCTCCAAGGCCGGAAGGTCCTCGACGATCCGGCCGGCATACATCACCAGCACCCGATCGCAGATCGCGCTGACAACCGTGACGTCGTGGCTGATCAGCAGCAGCGCGACCTCGTCGGCCAGCCGGACCTCCTCGAGCAACTGCAGAATCTGCTGCTGCACAGTCACATCCAGCGCCGTGGTCGGCTCGTCGGCAATGATCAGCGCGGGCTTGCCCATCATTCCCATTCCGATCAGCGCACGTTGCCGCATCCCACCGGAAAACTCGTGCGGATACTGGCCCGCGCGCCGTTCCGGCTCCCGGATTCGCACCGCCCGCAGCCGATCAACAGCTCGCGCGTACGCCGCTTTCCGCGTCAGAGCGTCATGTTCGCGGGCGCCCTCGGCCAATTGGGCGCCGATTCGGCGTACCGGGTTGAAGGCGGTCATCGGATCCTGGAAGACCATCGCCAGCGACGTGCCCAGCAACCGCCGATGTGATCCCGTCAGCAGATCCGTCCCTCGGAACCGCAATCGCGACGCCGTCACCCGGATGGGTTCCTCGACCAGTTTCGCGATCGCGAGCGCTGTCAGCGACTTGCCGGATCCGGACTCGCCAACCACACCGACCGCCTCACCGCGCCGGATTCGCAGGCTCACCTCACGCACCGGTTGAAGCCCGTTCGGCAGCGTGACCGACAACGACCGGACGTCCAGCACATGCTCGGTATCGAGCTCCGGTACGTCGACTGCTACCGGCACACTAGGTGCTTGCAGCAACCGTCCGACGGGCGTCGTCAAGCCGAAACCCTTGGCCACAGCCTCGCCGAACAGGTTGAAGGCCAGCCCCGTGATCACTACGGCCACGCCAGGCGCCAACGCGGCCGCAGGAGTCACATAGATCCCGTCCAGACCGTCACCCAGCAGTCGTCCCCAGTCGTACTGCGGCGCCTGCACCCCCAGCCCGAGAAACGACAATCCGGCAAACGCGAGCAGCGAGCCACCAGCGCCGATCGTGGCGTTGACCACGAGCGGTTCCGCGATATTCGGCAGCACAT encodes:
- a CDS encoding dipeptide/oligopeptide/nickel ABC transporter permease/ATP-binding protein yields the protein MRSRWLSVLRTPVGLSAGLLLFAVLALAVVAPMLWSGRADHVNTDAMLEGASARHWVGTDDLGRDLFFRVLVATRLSIQLALMATLIAVVVGLVLGTLPALVGRRLGRLVVAAVNVAVAFPGLLLALFFAVIFGVGAPGAVLAIGLASAPAFARLTQTLVAGVISRDYVAAARTAGIGRFRVLLRHVLPNIAEPLVVNATIGAGGSLLAFAGLSFLGLGVQAPQYDWGRLLGDGLDGIYVTPAAALAPGVAVVITGLAFNLFGEAVAKGFGLTTPVGRLLQAPSVPVAVDVPELDTEHVLDVRSLSVTLPNGLQPVREVSLRIRRGEAVGVVGESGSGKSLTALAIAKLVEEPIRVTASRLRFRGTDLLTGSHRRLLGTSLAMVFQDPMTAFNPVRRIGAQLAEGAREHDALTRKAAYARAVDRLRAVRIREPERRAGQYPHEFSGGMRQRALIGMGMMGKPALIIADEPTTALDVTVQQQILQLLEEVRLADEVALLLISHDVTVVSAICDRVLVMYAGRIVEDLPALEQARHPYTRALVAAVPTMQTSLEEPLAVIPGRMPDLAEVSAGCAFAPRCPLADDHCRQVEPPLETSSDGGRVACWHAHDLALATQGS